From a single Pongo pygmaeus isolate AG05252 chromosome 12, NHGRI_mPonPyg2-v2.0_pri, whole genome shotgun sequence genomic region:
- the REV1 gene encoding DNA repair protein REV1 isoform X10: MYNAVGISATVEPLQEHGIGQLGIGWQLGIKNGMFFGHAKQLCPNLQAVPYDFHAYKEVARTLYETLASYTHNIEAVSCDEALVDITEILAETKLTPDEFANAVRMEIKDQTKCTASVGIGSNILLARMATRKAKPDGQYHLKPEEVDDFIRGQLVTNLPGVGHSMESKLASLGIKTCGDLQYMTMAKLQKEFGPKTGQMLYRFCRGLDDRPVRTEKERKSVSAEINYGIRFTQPKEAEAFLLSLSEEIQRRLEATGMKGKRLTLKIMVRKPGAPVETAKFGGHGICDNIARTVTLDQATDNAKIIGKAMLNMFHTMKLNISDMRGVGIHVNQLVPTNLNPSTCPSRPSVQSSHFPGGSYSVRDVFQVQKAKKSTEEEHKEVFRAAVDLEISSVSRTCTFLPPFPAHLPTSPDTNKAESSGKWNGLHSPVSVQSRLNLSIEVPSPSQLDQSVLEALPPDLREQVEQVCAVQQAESHGDKKKEPVNGCNTGILPQPVGTVLLQIPEPQESNSDTGINVIALPAFSQVDPEVFAALPAELQRELKAAYDQRQRQDENSTHQQSASASVPKNPLLHLKAAVKEKKRNKKKKTIGSPKRIQSPLKNRLLNSPAKTLPGACGSPQKLIDGFLKHEGPPAEKPLEELSASTSGVPGLSSLQSDPAGCVRPPAPNLAGAVEFNDVKTLLREWITTISDPMEEDILQVVKYCTDLIEEKDLEKLDLVIKYMKRLMQQSVESVWNMAFDFILDNVQVVLQQTYGSTLKVT, translated from the exons CTACACTCATAACATTGAAGCTGTCAGTTGTGATGAAGCGCTGGTAGACATTACCGAAATCCTTGCAGAGACCAAACTTACTCCTGATGAATTTGCAAATGCTGTTCGTATGGAAATCAAAGACCAGACGAAATGTACTGCCTCTGTTGGAATTG gttcTAATATTCTCCTGGCTAGAATggcaactagaaaagcaaaaccaGATGGGCAGTACCACCTAAAACCAGAAGAAGTAGATGATTTTATCAGAGGTCAGCTAGTTACTAATCTACCag GAGTTGGACATTCAATGGAATCTAAGTTGGCATCTTTAGGAATTAAAACTTGTGGAGACTTGCAGTATATGACCATGGCAAAACTCCAAAAAGAATTTGGTCCCAAAACAGGTCAGATGCTTTATAGGTTCTGCCGTGGCTTGGATGATAGACCAGTTCgaactgaaaaggaaagaaaatctgttTCAGCTGAGATCAACTATGGAATAAGGTTTACCCAG CCAAAAGAGGCAGAAGCTTTTCTTCTGAGTCTTTCAGAAGAAATTCAAAGAAGACTAGAAGCCACTGGCATGAAGGGTAAACGTCTGACTCTCAAAATCATGGTACGAAAGCCCGGGGCTCCTGTAGAAACTGCAAAATTTGGAGGCCATGGAATTTGTGATAACATTGCCAG GACTGTAACTCTTGACCAGGCAACAGATAATGCAAAAATAATTGGAAAGGCGATGCTAAACATGTTTCATACAATGAAACTAAATATATCAGATATGAGAGGG GTTGGGATTCACGTGAATCAGTTGGTTCCAACTAATCTGAACCCTTCCACATGTCCCAGTCGCCCATCAGTTCAGTCAAGCCACTTTCCTGGTGGGTCGTACTCTGTCCGTGATGTCTTCCAAGTTCAGAAAGCTAAGAAATCCACAGAAGAGGAGCACAAAGAAG tATTTCGGGCCGCTGTGGATCTGGAAATATCATCTGTTTCTAGAACTTGCACTTTCTTGCCACCTTTTCCTGCACATCTGCCAACCAGTCCTGATACTAACAAGGCTGAGTCTTCAGGGAAATGGAATGGTCTACATTCTCCTGTCAGTGTGCAGTCAAGACTTAACCTGAGTATAGAGGTCCCGTCACCTTCCCAG CTGGATCAGTCTGTTTTAGAAGCACTTCCACCTGATCTCCGGGAACAAGTAGAGCAAGTCTGTGCTGTCCAGCAAGCAGAGTCACATGGCGACAAAAAGAAAGAACCAGTAAATGGCTGTAATACAGGAATTTTGCCACAACCAGTTGGGACAGTCTTGTTGCAAATACCAGAACCTCAAGAATCGAACAGTGACACAGGAATAAATGTAATAGCCCTTCCAGCATTTTCACAG GTGGACCCTGAGGTATTTGCTGCCCTTCCTGCTGAACTTCAAAGGGAGCTGAAAGCAGCGTATGATCAAAGACAAAGGCAGGACGAGAACAGCACTCACCAGCAGTCAGCCAGTGCATCTG TGCCAAAGAATCCTTTACTTCATCTAAAGGCAGcggtgaaagaaaagaaaagaaacaagaagaaaaaaaccatcGGTTCCCCAAAAAGGATTCAGAGTCCTTTGAAAAACAGGCTGCTTAACAGTCCTGCAAAAACTCTGCCAGGGGCCTGTGGCAGTCCCCAGAAGTTAATTGATGGGTTTCTAAAACATGAAGGACCTCCTGCAGAGAAACCCCTG GAAGAACTCTCTGCTTCTACTTCAGGTGTGCCAGGCCTTTCTAGTTTGCAGTCTGACCCAGCTGGCTGTGTGAGACCTCCAGCACCCAATCTGGCTGGAGCTGTTGAATTCAATGATGTGAAGACCTTGCTCAGAGAATGGATAACTACAATTTCAG ATCCAATGGAAGAAGACATTCTCCAAGTTGTGAAATACTGTACTGATCTAATAGAAGAAAAAGATTTGGAAAAACTGGATCTAgttataaaatacatgaaaag GTTGATGCAGCAATCTGTGGAATCGGTTTGGAATATGGCATTTGACTTTATTCTTGACAATGTTCAGGTGGTTTTACAACAAACTTATGGAAGCACATTAAAAGTTACATAA